TTGTCGGTGTCGGCAGGAAGCCTCTCTCCGACGAGGACTTTCGCAGCAGCCTGGAGGAAGCGGCAGCGCATTCGAAAGACGCCCGCAACTTTACTGCTGAAGGTTGGCGCGATTTCGCTAAACGGATCCGGTATTTCGCCGCCGACACGAACGACTCCCAATCTTATACGCGCCTGGCACAATATGTTGCGGACATGCGACGCTCGGGGTGCAGTCCTAACCTGCTCTTTTATCTGGCCACTCCCACATCATTGTTTGAAGAGATCATTAACGGACTTGCAGCGGCCAGACTAAATCGCAACGAAAAGGGCTGGACGCGGATTGTCGTCGAAAAACCCTTTGGTCACGACCTCGCTTCGGCACGCGAATTGAATCAGGCGCTCCTTTCTGTCTTTAACGAAGAAGACGTTTATCGTATCGACCACTATCTCGGCAAAGAAACCGTACAGAACATTCTGGTGTTTCGCTTTGGGAACCTGCTATTTGAGCCGATCTGGAATCGCAATTACATAGATTACGTCGAGATCACCGCCGCCGAGACCCTCGGCGTAGAGCAGCGAGCCGGCTTTTACGAGGAAACCGGGGCATTGCGCGACATGGTCGCCAACCACATGCTTCAGTTGCTGAGCCTCACGGCAATGGAACCGCCGCTGGCCTTCGATGCGAGTTCCGTACGCGGAAAGAAGGTCGAGGTTCTGAGCGCAATCAAGCCGATGACGGTTGAGGAAGTTGCCGAACGTACTGTCCGCGGACAGTACGGCCCGGGGCAAATCGGTGGCAAGGCTGTTCCTGGCTACCGACAGGAACCGGGAGTCGCTCCCGATTCGAAAACAGAGACTTTTGGCGCGGTGCAATTCTTTATCGACAATTGGCGCTGGGCCGGAGTTCCGTTTTTTGTGAGGACCGGCAAGAGGCTCTCTCGCAACCTCACAGAAATCGCTGTTCACTTCAAACGGACTCCTCAGACATTGTTTGCCCATGAGAGTGACAACGAGCTCGAGCGCAACGTAATTGCCTTTCGAATCCAGCCAAACGAAGGTATCTCTGTGGACTTCGCGGCTAAGCGGCCCGGTACGGAGATGCACACTGCTAACGTCCAGCTAAATTTCCGCTATCGCGAGGCGTTTGGCACTAAAAGTCCAGTAGCTTATGAAACCTTGCTGCTTGATGCCATGCGGGGAGATGCGACGCTCTTCACGCGCCGCGATGAAGCGGAAGCTGAATGGCGTCTGATTACGCCCATCGAAGATGCATGGGCAGAGCTGCCGCTGCCAAACTTCCCGAACTATCCAGCCGGAAGCGCCGGTCCCGAGGCTGTCGACTTGTTGATCGCCCGTAACGGCTGGAGTTGGCGCAGTCTGGATCCGCTCGCCTGAAGAGCGATTTGCTGGATCAATCCTAGTCTCGCGAGAGCGCGGGAGAGCTGCTGGTTTTACCAAAACAGATAAC
This genomic window from Terriglobales bacterium contains:
- the zwf gene encoding glucose-6-phosphate dehydrogenase, with product MAMIVEARPTTTYATPALPKADSCILVIFGATGDLTRRKLIPALYDLACVGCMSPHFDIVGVGRKPLSDEDFRSSLEEAAAHSKDARNFTAEGWRDFAKRIRYFAADTNDSQSYTRLAQYVADMRRSGCSPNLLFYLATPTSLFEEIINGLAAARLNRNEKGWTRIVVEKPFGHDLASARELNQALLSVFNEEDVYRIDHYLGKETVQNILVFRFGNLLFEPIWNRNYIDYVEITAAETLGVEQRAGFYEETGALRDMVANHMLQLLSLTAMEPPLAFDASSVRGKKVEVLSAIKPMTVEEVAERTVRGQYGPGQIGGKAVPGYRQEPGVAPDSKTETFGAVQFFIDNWRWAGVPFFVRTGKRLSRNLTEIAVHFKRTPQTLFAHESDNELERNVIAFRIQPNEGISVDFAAKRPGTEMHTANVQLNFRYREAFGTKSPVAYETLLLDAMRGDATLFTRRDEAEAEWRLITPIEDAWAELPLPNFPNYPAGSAGPEAVDLLIARNGWSWRSLDPLA